Proteins encoded within one genomic window of Saccharopolyspora pogona:
- a CDS encoding WD40 repeat domain-containing protein, with protein sequence MLTREEDVGDPLAGHVGTINDLSFNRQGDVLATSGWGDRAVRLWRLPTRSVDE encoded by the coding sequence ATGCTCACACGGGAGGAAGACGTGGGAGATCCGCTTGCCGGGCACGTCGGGACGATCAACGACCTGTCGTTCAACCGGCAAGGCGACGTGCTCGCCACCTCGGGCTGGGGTGATCGCGCCGTCCGCCTCTGGCGGCTGCCCACCCGATCGGTGGATGAGTGA
- a CDS encoding FAD-dependent oxidoreductase → MTRPLRVAIVGAGPAGVYAADILTKSETPVEIDLLDRMPAPYGLIRYGVAPDHPRIKGIVSALHRVLEKPEIRFLGHVDYGVDVKLDDLRHHYDAVIFATGADQDRALDIPGIDLSHSFGAADFVYWYDGYPGAPRDWTLDGEKVAVIGAGNVALDVARVLAKQADDLLSTEIPDNVHAGLKDSRVTDVHLFARRGPAQAKFTPLELRELDHQAGVEIIVHPEGFELDEASEEAIRTHNQVKTIVKTLQDWALRDPKHDTARRLHLHFLRSPVEVLGTGRVEGFKVEVMELTGDGNVRGTGEYETYPVQQVYRAVGYLSSPLADIPFDHQTGTVLNEGGRVLDLDGEHIPGVYTTGWIKRGPVGLIGHTKGDALETINNLLADLATMPKAEEPSGESILRLLEDRGVEYTTWEGWGRLDAHEKALGEAQGRERVKVVPREEMVRISRSE, encoded by the coding sequence ATGACTCGCCCTCTGCGGGTTGCGATCGTCGGGGCCGGTCCGGCCGGCGTGTACGCCGCCGACATCCTGACCAAGTCCGAGACCCCGGTCGAGATCGACCTGCTGGACCGGATGCCGGCGCCCTACGGCCTGATCCGCTACGGCGTGGCTCCCGACCACCCGCGCATCAAGGGCATCGTCAGCGCGCTGCACCGGGTGCTGGAGAAGCCGGAGATCAGGTTCCTCGGGCACGTGGACTACGGCGTGGACGTCAAGCTGGACGACCTACGCCACCACTACGACGCGGTCATCTTCGCCACCGGCGCGGACCAGGACCGGGCGTTGGACATCCCCGGCATCGACCTGTCGCACAGCTTCGGCGCGGCCGACTTCGTCTACTGGTACGACGGCTACCCGGGGGCCCCGCGCGACTGGACCCTGGACGGCGAGAAGGTCGCGGTGATCGGTGCCGGCAACGTCGCGCTGGACGTGGCCCGGGTGCTGGCCAAGCAGGCCGACGACCTGCTGAGCACCGAGATCCCGGACAACGTGCACGCGGGCCTGAAGGACTCCCGCGTCACCGACGTGCACCTGTTCGCCCGGCGTGGCCCGGCGCAGGCCAAGTTCACCCCGCTGGAACTGCGCGAGCTCGACCACCAGGCCGGCGTGGAGATCATCGTGCACCCCGAGGGCTTCGAGCTTGACGAGGCCAGCGAGGAGGCGATCCGCACCCACAACCAGGTCAAGACGATCGTCAAGACGCTGCAGGACTGGGCGCTGCGGGACCCGAAGCACGACACCGCGCGGCGGCTGCACCTGCACTTCCTGCGCTCGCCGGTCGAGGTGCTGGGCACCGGCCGGGTCGAGGGCTTCAAGGTCGAGGTCATGGAGCTCACCGGCGACGGCAACGTGCGCGGCACCGGCGAGTACGAGACCTACCCGGTGCAGCAGGTCTACCGGGCGGTCGGGTACCTGAGCTCGCCGCTGGCGGACATCCCGTTCGACCACCAGACGGGCACCGTGCTCAACGAGGGCGGCCGGGTGCTGGACCTGGACGGCGAGCACATCCCGGGCGTCTACACCACCGGCTGGATCAAGCGCGGCCCGGTGGGCCTGATCGGCCACACCAAGGGCGACGCGCTGGAGACGATCAACAACCTGCTCGCGGACCTGGCGACGATGCCGAAGGCGGAGGAGCCGTCGGGCGAGAGCATCCTGCGGCTGCTGGAAGATCGCGGCGTCGAGTACACGACGTGGGAGGGCTGGGGCCGCCTGGACGCGCACGAGAAGGCGCTGGGCGAAGCCCAGGGCCGCGAGCGCGTGAAGGTCGTCCCCCGCGAGGAAATGGTCCGAATCTCCCGCTCCGAGTGA
- a CDS encoding SAM-dependent methyltransferase, whose translation MELRPDWIPEGVDLEKPSAARCYDFYLGGAHNFAVDRELGRKVMEVVPNVQEVARNNRGFLRRAVRYCLDRGVRQFLDIGSGIPTAGNVHEIAQAIDPTARVVYVDNEPVAVAHSRSILNGNENATIVQADLVDVDDVLDAPETRRMLDFSQPIAVMMVALVHFVPDSSKPREVIRRYHDRLPAGSYLGFSHVTGDHYPEGVQGLVELYKSSTNPVTLRTRDEVAELVSDFEIVDPGVVYAPDWRPDTHEDVWEKPERSIVYGAVACKV comes from the coding sequence ATGGAGTTACGGCCGGACTGGATACCCGAGGGCGTCGACCTGGAGAAACCCAGCGCCGCCCGATGCTACGACTTCTACCTCGGCGGGGCGCACAACTTCGCCGTCGACCGCGAACTCGGCCGCAAGGTCATGGAGGTCGTGCCGAACGTGCAGGAGGTCGCCCGGAACAACCGGGGCTTCCTGCGCCGCGCGGTTCGGTACTGCCTCGATCGGGGCGTGCGGCAGTTCCTGGACATCGGCTCCGGGATCCCCACCGCGGGCAACGTGCACGAGATCGCGCAGGCCATAGACCCCACGGCCCGCGTGGTCTACGTCGACAACGAGCCGGTCGCCGTGGCGCACAGCCGCTCGATCCTCAACGGCAACGAGAACGCCACGATCGTGCAAGCCGACCTGGTCGACGTCGATGACGTCCTGGACGCCCCGGAGACCCGGCGGATGCTCGACTTCTCCCAGCCCATCGCGGTCATGATGGTCGCGCTGGTGCACTTCGTCCCGGACAGCAGCAAGCCCCGCGAGGTGATCCGGCGCTACCACGACCGTCTCCCGGCCGGCAGCTACCTCGGCTTCTCCCACGTCACCGGCGACCACTACCCGGAAGGCGTCCAGGGCCTGGTCGAGCTGTACAAGAGCAGCACCAACCCGGTCACGCTGCGCACCCGCGACGAGGTCGCCGAGCTGGTGTCCGACTTCGAGATCGTCGATCCGGGCGTGGTCTACGCGCCCGATTGGCGCCCCGACACCCACGAAGACGTCTGGGAGAAGCCGGAGCGGTCGATCGTTTACGGGGCCGTGGCCTGCAAGGTGTGA
- a CDS encoding putative bifunctional diguanylate cyclase/phosphodiesterase, whose amino-acid sequence MPGTGGSAADGGELGQEDLVRQWTREVIHTSYVPMGRPDVEAFLAECVDDLLSVLDGGPVDAARGIGERLVGAHLTNSAALARTLRHLATELPKIRETDPVRLIEALSELAAGFAGVLREQTLREQEVIQRAVSDARDAAEEALRSSEARLRAVFTSSALGIAVVTLDGVVEETNGALARIFRRPESQLVGGTVFELADETWLAQLTGTIAELAAGVANRSFLDIRYTAPDGAHVWTQLSASLVRDARGEPDYLVLLYEDITDRHMLQEHFRQQAVRDPLTGLANRTKLGSSLDTALEPTRPGRRVGLCFFDLDGFKAVNDSLGHPIGDRLLRQVAQRLEAMAAAVGAVAARMGGDEFVVLVPDSSGAGPMIDLVERLLREITRPVLIGAHELSASASVGVVEREVAGTDAGALLRDADITLYRAKSDGRAQWVLFDPERNAAARDRFKLSAALPAALDQHELFVEYEPVIALASGRLVGAAANIRWDHEEFGELGEERFLGLAEETGLITRLGTWALQQVCEHAARWVKRLGPEAPVAAVQLSPRHCRDPELVADVQRILRETGLPPQYLALGLPESALFDHQGDPVDTLEIFAEMGLWLGVYQFGDDYARLPRLKGLPLGMARIEGPHLDSFVDPEGPDPLDRHLVVAACGAAQLLGLQVSAAGVRDRLQANRLRELGVSLALGPFTGGLVSATELEQLAS is encoded by the coding sequence ATGCCAGGAACGGGGGGATCGGCCGCCGACGGCGGGGAGCTAGGCCAGGAGGACCTGGTCAGGCAGTGGACCCGGGAGGTCATCCACACGAGCTACGTCCCGATGGGCCGCCCCGACGTCGAGGCCTTCCTGGCCGAATGCGTCGACGACCTGCTGTCCGTCCTCGACGGCGGACCGGTCGATGCCGCGCGCGGCATCGGTGAGCGCCTCGTCGGGGCGCACCTCACCAACTCGGCGGCGCTGGCCCGCACGCTGCGGCACCTCGCCACGGAGTTGCCGAAGATCCGGGAGACCGACCCGGTCAGGCTGATCGAGGCGCTCAGCGAGCTGGCCGCCGGGTTCGCCGGGGTGCTGCGGGAGCAGACGCTGCGCGAGCAGGAAGTGATCCAGCGCGCCGTGTCGGACGCCCGGGACGCGGCGGAGGAGGCGCTGCGTTCCAGCGAGGCGCGCTTGCGCGCGGTCTTCACCTCCTCGGCGCTGGGCATCGCGGTCGTCACGCTGGACGGGGTGGTGGAGGAGACAAACGGGGCGCTGGCGCGGATCTTCCGGCGCCCGGAGTCCCAGCTCGTCGGCGGCACCGTGTTCGAGCTCGCCGACGAGACGTGGCTGGCGCAGCTGACCGGCACCATCGCCGAGCTGGCGGCCGGCGTAGCGAACCGGAGCTTCCTGGACATCCGGTACACCGCTCCCGACGGCGCGCACGTGTGGACCCAGCTGTCCGCGTCGCTGGTCCGCGACGCCCGCGGCGAACCGGACTACCTGGTGCTGCTCTACGAGGACATCACCGACCGGCACATGCTCCAGGAGCACTTCCGCCAGCAGGCCGTCCGGGACCCGCTGACCGGCCTGGCCAACCGCACCAAGCTGGGATCCAGCCTGGACACCGCGCTGGAGCCGACGCGCCCGGGCCGCCGGGTGGGGCTGTGCTTCTTCGACCTCGACGGGTTCAAGGCGGTCAACGACAGCCTCGGCCATCCGATCGGCGACCGGTTGTTGCGGCAGGTCGCGCAACGCCTGGAGGCGATGGCCGCGGCGGTGGGCGCGGTCGCGGCGCGGATGGGTGGCGACGAGTTCGTGGTGCTGGTTCCCGACTCGAGCGGCGCAGGCCCGATGATCGACCTGGTGGAACGCCTGTTGCGGGAGATCACGCGGCCGGTGCTGATCGGCGCGCACGAGCTCAGCGCTTCGGCCAGCGTCGGCGTCGTGGAGCGTGAGGTGGCCGGCACCGACGCCGGGGCGCTGCTGCGGGACGCCGACATCACCCTCTACCGGGCCAAGAGCGACGGCCGCGCGCAGTGGGTGCTGTTCGACCCCGAACGCAACGCGGCGGCGCGCGACCGGTTCAAGCTCTCGGCGGCGCTGCCCGCTGCCCTGGACCAGCACGAGCTGTTCGTCGAGTACGAGCCGGTCATCGCGCTGGCGAGCGGACGGCTGGTCGGAGCCGCCGCCAACATCCGCTGGGACCACGAGGAGTTCGGCGAGCTGGGCGAGGAGCGGTTCCTGGGGTTGGCGGAGGAGACCGGGCTGATCACCCGGCTTGGCACCTGGGCCCTTCAGCAGGTGTGCGAGCACGCCGCGCGCTGGGTGAAGCGGCTGGGCCCGGAGGCGCCGGTCGCTGCGGTGCAGCTCTCGCCGCGGCACTGCCGCGACCCCGAGCTGGTCGCCGACGTGCAGCGCATCCTCCGCGAGACCGGGCTACCGCCGCAGTACCTAGCGCTCGGGCTGCCCGAGTCCGCGCTGTTCGATCACCAGGGTGACCCGGTGGATACGCTGGAGATCTTCGCAGAGATGGGGCTGTGGTTGGGCGTCTACCAGTTCGGTGACGACTACGCCCGGCTGCCGCGGCTGAAGGGGCTTCCGCTGGGGATGGCGCGCATCGAGGGCCCGCATCTGGACAGCTTCGTCGACCCGGAGGGTCCTGACCCGCTGGACCGGCATCTCGTGGTGGCCGCCTGTGGTGCGGCCCAGCTGCTGGGCCTGCAGGTCAGCGCTGCTGGCGTGCGCGATCGGTTGCAGGCGAACCGCCTGCGCGAGCTGGGCGTGTCGCTGGCGCTGGGGCCGTTCACCGGCGGTCTGGTCTCGGCGACGGAGCTGGAGCAACTCGCGTCGTGA
- the thrS gene encoding threonine--tRNA ligase, whose protein sequence is MKVPAGTTAGEAVAAAELPSKGPEAVVVVRDAEGNLRDLAWAPEADVEVEAVAADTEDGRNVIRHSAAHVLAQAVQNLFPDAKLGIGPPVRDGFYYDFDVDRPFTPEDLQALEKRMKQIIKSGQKFSRRRLESVDAAKEELAGEPYKLELVDIKSDVDTSEVMEVGGGELTVYDNIDRHGEVVWGDLCRGPHVPHTRFIPAVKLMRVAAAYWRGNQNNPQLQRVYGTAWESKEKLDQHLEWLAEAERRDHRRLGAELDLFSFPDEIGSGLPVFHPKGGIIRRELEDYSRKRHEQAGYEFVNTPHITKDTLFKTSGHLDWYKDGMFPAMHLDEERDANGELRKPGVDYYLKPMNCPFHNLIFRSRGRSYRELPLRLFEFGSVYRYEKSGVVHGLTRVRGMTQDDAHIYCTPEQLQDELKSLLGFVLDLLRDYGLDDFYLELSTRNDEKYVGSDESWAVATEALRTAAVDSGLELVPDPGGAAFYGPKISVQAKDALGRSWQMSTIQVDYHLPELFNLEYTAPDGSKQRPIKIHRALFGSIERFFGVLTEHYAGAFPAWLAPVQAVGIPIADEHVEHLQRVAKALRAKGIRVDVDTSDDRMQKKIRTHTTQKVPFLLLAGGKDVEADAVSFRFRDGSQINGVPVDTAVAALEDWIARRENASPTAANFQAERA, encoded by the coding sequence GTGAAGGTTCCGGCGGGCACTACTGCGGGCGAGGCGGTCGCCGCGGCGGAGCTGCCGTCGAAGGGGCCGGAGGCGGTCGTGGTGGTCCGCGACGCCGAAGGCAACCTGCGCGACCTCGCGTGGGCGCCGGAGGCCGACGTCGAGGTGGAGGCGGTCGCCGCCGACACCGAGGACGGCCGCAACGTCATCCGGCACTCCGCGGCGCACGTGCTGGCGCAGGCGGTGCAGAACCTCTTCCCCGACGCGAAGCTGGGGATCGGCCCGCCCGTACGGGACGGCTTCTACTACGACTTCGACGTCGACCGCCCGTTCACCCCGGAGGACCTGCAGGCGCTGGAGAAGCGCATGAAGCAGATCATCAAGTCCGGGCAAAAGTTCTCCCGCCGCAGGCTGGAGTCGGTCGACGCCGCCAAGGAGGAGCTGGCGGGCGAGCCGTACAAGCTGGAGCTGGTGGACATCAAGTCCGATGTGGACACCAGCGAGGTGATGGAGGTCGGCGGCGGCGAGCTGACCGTCTACGACAACATCGACCGGCACGGCGAGGTCGTCTGGGGCGACCTGTGCCGCGGCCCGCACGTGCCGCACACCCGGTTCATCCCGGCGGTCAAGCTGATGCGGGTGGCCGCCGCGTACTGGCGGGGCAACCAGAACAACCCGCAGCTACAGCGGGTCTACGGCACGGCCTGGGAGTCCAAGGAGAAGCTCGACCAGCACCTGGAGTGGCTGGCCGAGGCCGAACGCCGCGACCACCGGCGGCTCGGCGCGGAACTCGACCTGTTCTCCTTCCCGGACGAGATCGGCTCCGGGCTGCCGGTGTTCCACCCCAAGGGCGGCATCATCCGGCGCGAGCTGGAGGACTACTCCCGCAAGCGGCACGAGCAGGCGGGCTACGAGTTCGTCAACACCCCGCACATCACCAAGGACACGCTGTTCAAGACCTCCGGGCACCTGGACTGGTACAAGGACGGCATGTTCCCGGCGATGCACCTCGACGAGGAGCGCGACGCCAACGGTGAGCTGCGCAAGCCGGGCGTGGACTACTACCTCAAGCCGATGAACTGCCCGTTCCACAACCTGATCTTCCGCTCGCGCGGGCGCTCCTACCGGGAGCTGCCGCTGCGGCTGTTCGAGTTCGGGTCGGTGTACCGGTACGAGAAGTCCGGCGTGGTGCACGGGCTGACCCGGGTGCGCGGCATGACGCAGGACGACGCGCACATCTACTGCACCCCCGAGCAGCTGCAGGACGAGCTGAAGTCGCTGCTGGGCTTCGTGCTGGACCTGCTGCGCGACTACGGACTGGACGACTTCTACCTGGAGCTGTCCACCCGCAACGACGAGAAGTACGTCGGCAGCGACGAGAGCTGGGCGGTGGCCACCGAGGCGCTGCGCACCGCCGCCGTGGACTCCGGCCTGGAGCTGGTGCCGGACCCGGGCGGGGCGGCGTTCTACGGCCCGAAGATCTCCGTGCAGGCCAAGGACGCGCTGGGCCGCAGCTGGCAGATGTCGACCATCCAGGTCGACTACCACCTGCCGGAGCTGTTCAACCTGGAATACACCGCGCCGGACGGCAGCAAGCAGCGGCCGATCAAGATCCACCGCGCGCTGTTCGGCTCGATCGAGCGGTTCTTCGGGGTGCTCACCGAGCACTACGCGGGTGCCTTCCCGGCCTGGCTGGCGCCGGTGCAGGCGGTCGGCATCCCGATCGCCGACGAGCACGTCGAGCACCTGCAGCGGGTGGCGAAGGCGTTGCGCGCCAAGGGGATCCGTGTCGACGTCGACACCAGCGACGACCGGATGCAGAAGAAGATCCGCACCCACACCACGCAGAAGGTGCCGTTCCTGCTGCTGGCCGGCGGCAAGGACGTGGAGGCCGACGCGGTGTCGTTCCGGTTCCGCGACGGCAGCCAGATCAACGGGGTCCCGGTGGACACCGCGGTCGCCGCGCTGGAGGACTGGATCGCGCGCCGCGAGAACGCGTCGCCGACCGCGGCGAACTTCCAGGCGGAGCGGGCGTGA
- a CDS encoding HIT family protein, which yields MSGVRGPEGVELTEQHGVGVQDALQRLWTPHRMAYIQGENKPEGDDSDGCPFCRLLESGRPDDETLIVARDELVFAILNLYPYNPGHLMVLPYRHVADYTELSAAETVAVAEYTQRAMRVIRRVSAPHGFNIGLNQGPVAGAGIAAHLHQHVVPRWGGDSNFMPVIGHTKVLPQLLGETRQLLADAWSEVD from the coding sequence GTGAGCGGAGTTCGCGGCCCGGAGGGCGTGGAGCTGACCGAGCAGCACGGCGTCGGCGTCCAGGACGCGTTGCAGCGGCTGTGGACCCCGCACCGGATGGCCTACATCCAGGGCGAGAACAAGCCGGAGGGCGACGACAGCGACGGCTGCCCGTTCTGCCGGCTGCTCGAGTCGGGGCGGCCGGACGACGAGACGCTGATCGTCGCGCGCGACGAGCTTGTCTTCGCGATCCTCAACCTGTACCCGTACAACCCGGGGCACCTGATGGTGCTGCCGTACCGGCACGTGGCCGACTACACCGAGCTCAGCGCGGCGGAGACGGTGGCGGTCGCGGAGTACACGCAGCGGGCGATGCGGGTGATCCGGCGGGTTTCCGCGCCGCACGGCTTCAACATCGGGCTCAACCAGGGGCCGGTGGCGGGGGCGGGCATCGCCGCGCACCTGCACCAGCATGTGGTGCCCCGCTGGGGCGGCGACTCGAACTTCATGCCGGTCATCGGCCACACCAAGGTGCTGCCGCAGCTGCTCGGCGAGACCCGGCAGCTGCTGGCCGACGCCTGGTCCGAAGTGGATTGA
- a CDS encoding YceI family protein → MTATAQIPGYVAGIWDIDTVHSDIAFSVRHLGIGKSRGRFGSFQGEIVTGTDPLESTVTATIDASSIDTGNADRDAHVRNADFLDVEQFPTATFRSTGVRQDGDDFVIDGEFTLHGVTKPVSLETEVGGFADGLLGLSAKVVLNRTDFGVGPAGGAMVGEKITITLDIEAKLRS, encoded by the coding sequence ATGACGGCAACGGCGCAGATCCCCGGCTACGTCGCGGGTATCTGGGACATCGACACCGTCCACTCGGACATCGCGTTCTCCGTTCGCCACCTGGGCATCGGCAAGTCCCGCGGCCGGTTCGGCAGCTTCCAGGGCGAGATCGTCACCGGTACCGACCCGCTGGAGTCGACGGTCACCGCCACGATCGACGCCTCGTCGATCGACACCGGCAACGCCGACCGCGACGCGCACGTGCGCAACGCCGACTTCCTCGACGTGGAGCAGTTCCCCACCGCGACCTTCCGCTCCACCGGCGTCCGCCAGGACGGCGACGACTTCGTGATCGACGGCGAGTTCACCCTGCACGGCGTCACCAAGCCGGTGTCGTTGGAGACCGAGGTGGGCGGTTTCGCCGACGGCCTGCTGGGCTTGTCCGCCAAGGTCGTCCTCAACCGCACCGACTTCGGCGTGGGTCCGGCCGGTGGCGCCATGGTCGGCGAGAAGATCACTATCACCCTCGACATCGAGGCCAAGCTCCGCAGCTGA
- the pgsA gene encoding phosphatidylinositol phosphate synthase, with translation MLNIFARVSLSRLTDPIGAGLVRLGLSPNVVTVTGTAASIAAALWFFPHDQLFVGTVVVAVFLLFDILDGAMARAGGKATRFGGVLDASCDRLVDGALFGALVWWSLVVEVNELRGLALLICLVSAQVISYVKARAEANGLRSDGGLAERAERFLVVLVGTGLHGLGVPYVLDVAVWLLVVLSLITIAQRLIAVHASYRDL, from the coding sequence ATGCTCAACATCTTCGCGCGGGTTTCTCTATCGCGACTGACCGACCCGATCGGCGCGGGCTTGGTCCGCCTCGGGCTGTCGCCGAACGTGGTGACGGTGACCGGCACGGCCGCCAGCATCGCCGCTGCGCTCTGGTTCTTCCCGCACGACCAGCTGTTCGTGGGCACCGTGGTGGTCGCGGTCTTCCTGTTGTTCGACATCCTCGACGGCGCGATGGCGCGAGCCGGTGGCAAGGCGACGCGGTTCGGCGGCGTGCTGGACGCGAGTTGCGACCGGCTGGTCGACGGCGCGCTGTTCGGCGCGCTGGTGTGGTGGTCGCTGGTCGTCGAGGTGAACGAGCTGCGCGGCCTGGCGTTGCTGATCTGCCTGGTGAGCGCCCAGGTGATCTCGTACGTGAAGGCGCGTGCGGAGGCCAACGGCCTCAGGTCCGACGGCGGCCTCGCGGAGCGCGCCGAACGGTTCCTCGTGGTCCTGGTCGGCACCGGCCTCCACGGCCTGGGCGTGCCGTACGTGCTGGACGTCGCGGTCTGGCTGCTGGTGGTGCTGTCGCTGATCACGATCGCCCAACGCCTGATCGCCGTCCACGCCTCCTACCGCGACCTCTGA
- a CDS encoding elongation factor G-like protein EF-G2, which produces MGSKQSGTVGGPAIPAPSEPAKIRNVVLVGPSAAGKTTLAEAMLAATSTIPRTGLVTEGTTVCDHEPASIEQQRSIGLAVAPMHHGDIKVNLIDTPGYADFVGELRAGLRAADAALFVVAAAEGVDPATRAIWQECAAVGMPRAVIIARLDQPRADYETALLSCQEAFGSGVLPLYLPHFDAEGEFFGLVGLLTEQVYELGGTIAADERLREQIDQPRGELIEAIIAESEDESLMDRYLNGEQIDEDTLITDLEKAVAQGGLHPVLPVCSMTGVGIREVLEGIRRGFPSPLEHPLPEFTDPQGRNPRTLTPDPDGPLAAEVVHTSVDSYVGRVSLARVFSGTMRPERPVHVSGHGMAERGHPDHDEDERVAHLYSPLGVNLREVPHCIAGDLCALTKIGSAETGDTLSDPSEPLLLKPWPMPEPLLPIAVTAHTRSDEDALARNLNRLIAADPSLRLERDSETHQLVLWCMGEAHAEVVLQRLREGGAEVDTVPVRVPLRQTFAQPAKGHGRHVKQSGGHGQYAVCDIEVEPLPRGSGVEFADRVVGGAVPRQFIPSVEKGVRAQIEKGINEGAPLVDVRVTLVDGKAHSVDSSDAAFQAAGALALKAAAEQVGLITLEPVDEVAVRIPDEHLGAVLGDLSSRRGKVIGTEPEDSGWTVVRAHVPASELVRYTVNVRSLSSGSATYTRQFESYEPMPESLVPQK; this is translated from the coding sequence ATGGGCAGCAAACAAAGCGGCACGGTAGGAGGGCCGGCGATCCCGGCCCCCTCAGAACCCGCGAAGATCCGCAACGTCGTGCTGGTCGGCCCGTCGGCGGCCGGCAAAACAACGCTCGCCGAGGCGATGCTGGCCGCCACCTCGACGATCCCCAGAACCGGGCTGGTCACCGAGGGCACCACGGTGTGCGACCACGAGCCCGCCTCGATCGAGCAGCAACGATCCATCGGCCTCGCCGTCGCGCCGATGCACCACGGCGACATCAAGGTCAACCTGATCGACACGCCCGGCTACGCGGACTTCGTCGGCGAGCTGCGCGCCGGGCTGCGCGCCGCGGACGCCGCGTTGTTCGTGGTAGCGGCCGCGGAAGGCGTCGACCCCGCGACCCGTGCGATCTGGCAGGAGTGCGCGGCGGTCGGCATGCCGCGCGCGGTGATCATCGCCCGGCTGGACCAGCCGCGCGCGGACTACGAAACCGCGTTGCTGAGCTGCCAGGAAGCCTTCGGCTCTGGGGTACTGCCGCTGTACCTGCCGCACTTCGACGCGGAAGGCGAGTTCTTCGGGCTGGTCGGCCTGCTCACCGAGCAGGTCTACGAGCTCGGCGGCACCATCGCGGCCGACGAGCGGCTGCGCGAGCAGATCGACCAGCCGCGCGGCGAGCTCATCGAGGCGATCATCGCCGAGAGCGAGGACGAGTCGCTGATGGACCGCTACCTCAACGGCGAGCAGATCGACGAGGACACGTTGATCACCGACCTGGAGAAGGCGGTGGCCCAGGGCGGCCTGCACCCGGTGCTGCCGGTGTGCTCGATGACCGGGGTCGGCATCCGCGAGGTGCTCGAGGGCATCCGGCGCGGCTTCCCGTCGCCGCTGGAGCACCCGCTGCCGGAGTTCACCGACCCGCAAGGCCGCAACCCGCGCACGCTCACTCCGGACCCGGACGGGCCGCTGGCGGCCGAGGTGGTGCACACCTCGGTCGACTCGTACGTGGGCCGCGTCTCGTTGGCGCGCGTGTTCTCCGGCACGATGCGCCCGGAGCGACCGGTGCACGTCTCCGGTCACGGCATGGCCGAGCGCGGGCACCCCGACCACGACGAGGACGAGCGGGTGGCCCACCTGTACTCGCCGCTGGGCGTGAACCTGCGCGAGGTGCCGCACTGCATCGCCGGCGACCTGTGCGCACTGACCAAGATCGGCTCGGCCGAGACCGGTGACACGCTGTCCGATCCGTCGGAGCCGCTGCTGCTCAAGCCGTGGCCGATGCCGGAGCCGCTGCTGCCGATCGCCGTCACCGCGCACACCCGCAGCGACGAGGACGCGTTGGCGCGCAACCTCAACCGGCTGATCGCCGCCGATCCGAGCCTGCGGTTGGAACGCGACAGCGAGACCCACCAGCTGGTGTTGTGGTGCATGGGCGAAGCGCACGCGGAAGTGGTGTTGCAACGGCTGCGCGAAGGCGGCGCGGAGGTCGACACGGTGCCGGTTCGGGTGCCCCTGCGGCAGACCTTCGCCCAGCCCGCCAAGGGCCACGGGCGGCACGTCAAGCAGTCCGGCGGGCACGGTCAGTACGCGGTGTGCGACATCGAGGTCGAGCCGCTGCCGCGCGGTTCGGGCGTCGAGTTCGCCGACCGGGTGGTCGGCGGCGCGGTGCCGCGGCAGTTCATCCCGAGCGTCGAGAAGGGCGTGCGGGCGCAGATCGAGAAGGGCATTAACGAGGGCGCCCCACTGGTGGACGTGCGGGTCACGCTGGTGGACGGCAAGGCGCACAGCGTCGACTCCTCCGACGCGGCGTTCCAGGCAGCCGGCGCGCTGGCGCTCAAGGCCGCCGCCGAGCAGGTGGGGCTGATCACGCTGGAGCCGGTCGACGAGGTCGCGGTGCGCATCCCCGACGAGCACCTCGGGGCGGTGCTCGGCGACTTGTCCAGCCGGCGCGGCAAGGTGATCGGAACCGAGCCGGAGGACAGCGGGTGGACCGTGGTGCGCGCGCACGTGCCGGCGAGCGAACTCGTGCGCTATACGGTGAACGTACGGTCGCTGAGCTCCGGCAGTGCGACCTACACGCGGCAGTTCGAGAGCTACGAACCGATGCCCGAGTCCCTCGTCCCGCAGAAGTGA